A stretch of the Kroppenstedtia eburnea genome encodes the following:
- a CDS encoding tetratricopeptide repeat protein yields MLQPWLQQMQTHLSQIAKTYGNSAVTLEERSQLRSEFQKIHQHTQSLLEGWAVLEEQVASILKQHPELAEEEEEVSGEFFLDSQVVRTFRQGQGYYQLKMFGEARPFFHEVVEKEPEFLLGRLYLGLSDFQQENLDEARRQFQLVIQTSEISRLNAFAHHMLGCIHVRQREDEPAIRQFTRALNLDEESGDSWFNLGACYYRLGYYHEAIPIFFHALRVDEEDWEAMYYLSCCYEKLGHHDSVSYWRMATYQKTRHPAVVESIARHFEERGEPRQAIQWYRKLIQADPQRVGAYHGLSWNLWVSGKNEEAMSSLKKGLTLEGENRDLLFTYVWYLLQIGDADQVKKVLSRLPQGLIEHPLWLVLRSRLSVHCGDVDGAETIARQAIETRDAVARSLGYYQLGRVLLEKRDPEQATIAFQNARELSPKWEEPVFFEGLCHLLKGRREQSRQCWEGILSKADPIGP; encoded by the coding sequence ATGTTACAACCCTGGTTGCAACAAATGCAAACCCATCTGTCCCAGATTGCCAAAACTTACGGGAACTCTGCTGTGACCTTGGAGGAACGCAGTCAGCTGCGATCGGAGTTTCAAAAAATCCATCAACATACCCAGTCTTTGTTGGAAGGTTGGGCGGTCTTGGAGGAACAAGTGGCCTCGATTCTTAAACAGCATCCGGAATTGGCGGAGGAAGAAGAGGAAGTCAGCGGGGAGTTTTTCCTTGACAGTCAGGTGGTGCGAACCTTCCGCCAAGGGCAGGGGTATTACCAGCTGAAGATGTTCGGGGAGGCGCGGCCTTTCTTTCATGAAGTGGTGGAAAAGGAGCCTGAATTCCTGTTGGGCCGGTTGTACTTGGGCTTAAGCGATTTTCAACAGGAGAATCTGGATGAAGCCCGGCGCCAATTTCAATTGGTGATCCAAACCTCGGAGATCTCCCGGTTGAATGCCTTTGCCCACCATATGCTGGGCTGTATCCATGTCCGGCAGCGAGAGGATGAACCGGCTATTCGCCAATTCACGCGGGCGTTGAATCTGGATGAAGAGAGCGGGGACAGCTGGTTCAATCTGGGGGCTTGTTATTATCGGTTGGGTTATTATCATGAGGCGATCCCGATTTTTTTCCATGCCTTGCGGGTGGATGAGGAAGATTGGGAGGCGATGTATTACCTTTCCTGTTGTTATGAAAAACTGGGGCATCATGACAGTGTTTCCTACTGGAGAATGGCCACGTATCAAAAAACCCGCCATCCCGCCGTGGTGGAGTCCATCGCCCGTCACTTTGAGGAGCGGGGAGAACCCCGACAAGCGATCCAATGGTACCGGAAATTGATCCAAGCGGACCCCCAAAGGGTGGGAGCCTATCACGGGTTAAGCTGGAACTTGTGGGTGTCGGGGAAAAATGAAGAGGCCATGTCCAGCCTGAAAAAGGGTTTGACATTGGAAGGGGAGAATCGGGACCTCCTGTTTACTTATGTCTGGTATCTTTTACAGATCGGCGACGCCGATCAGGTGAAAAAAGTGTTGTCCCGCCTTCCTCAAGGTCTGATTGAACATCCCTTGTGGCTGGTCCTCCGTTCCCGACTGTCCGTCCATTGCGGAGATGTTGACGGGGCGGAAACCATCGCCCGCCAAGCGATTGAAACCCGGGATGCCGTGGCCCGTTCCCTGGGATACTACCAGTTGGGGCGGGTTCTCCTGGAAAAACGGGATCCCGAGCAAGCGACGATCGCCTTTCAGAACGCCCGGGAGCTTTCACCAAAGTGGGAAGAACCTGTTTTTTTTGAGGGTCTCTGTCATCTGTTGAAGGGGCGGAGAGAACAGTCCCGTCAATGTTGGGAAGGAATTTTATCGAAGGCCGATCCCATCGGTCCGTAA
- a CDS encoding Ku protein, producing the protein MHTIWKGSISFGLVHIPIRMFSATQDKSISFRSLHEKCKTPIKYSRYCPTCDTEVPWEEVVKGYEYADNQFVLMKKEELEAILPENRKAIEILDFVKLEEIDPIYYDKSYYLGPGEHGNHAYSLLRDAMAETGKIGVAKITIRSKQSLAVVRVHQSCLVMETIFYPDEVRDVAQVPEVPAKVELPEKEMAMAKQLIDQLTTAFHPEKYQDEYRQAVEEAIGKKVKGEEVVEAPERQPERVVDLMEALKASLEQSGGKKKKPTRKKKTAAR; encoded by the coding sequence ATGCACACCATCTGGAAAGGATCCATCAGTTTCGGTCTGGTCCATATTCCCATCCGCATGTTTTCGGCCACTCAGGATAAAAGCATCTCCTTTCGCAGTCTCCATGAGAAATGCAAAACCCCGATCAAGTATTCCCGCTATTGTCCCACCTGTGATACCGAAGTCCCCTGGGAGGAAGTGGTCAAGGGGTATGAATACGCCGATAACCAGTTTGTTTTGATGAAAAAAGAGGAGTTGGAGGCGATCCTCCCGGAAAACCGGAAGGCGATTGAGATTCTGGATTTTGTCAAATTGGAGGAGATCGATCCCATCTATTATGACAAATCCTATTATCTCGGCCCCGGGGAACATGGGAATCACGCGTATTCCCTGTTGCGGGATGCGATGGCCGAAACGGGCAAGATCGGAGTGGCCAAAATCACGATCCGATCGAAACAGTCGCTGGCGGTGGTGCGTGTCCATCAGAGCTGCCTGGTGATGGAAACCATCTTTTACCCTGATGAGGTCCGGGATGTGGCCCAGGTTCCGGAGGTTCCCGCAAAAGTGGAGTTGCCGGAAAAGGAGATGGCAATGGCCAAACAGCTGATTGATCAATTGACCACCGCATTTCACCCTGAAAAATACCAGGATGAGTATCGGCAGGCAGTGGAAGAGGCGATCGGGAAGAAAGTCAAAGGTGAGGAAGTCGTGGAAGCTCCCGAGCGTCAACCGGAGCGGGTGGTGGATCTGATGGAGGCCTTGAAGGCCAGTCTGGAACAATCCGGGGGAAAGAAAAAGAAACCGACGAGAAAAAAGAAAACAGCCGCGAGATAA
- the panD gene encoding aspartate 1-decarboxylase translates to MYRTLMKSKIHRATVTEANLNYVGSITIDEDLLEQVDILPNEKVQVVNNNNGARLETYVIPGPRGSGTICLNGAAARLVQPGDTVIIISYAMMTKEEAEHHRPRVAIMDENNQVQEMIGEETHGVTI, encoded by the coding sequence TCCACCGGGCCACCGTGACCGAGGCCAATCTCAACTATGTGGGCAGTATCACCATCGATGAAGATCTGTTGGAACAAGTGGATATTTTGCCCAATGAAAAAGTGCAAGTGGTCAACAACAATAACGGAGCCCGGCTGGAGACCTATGTGATCCCGGGTCCCCGGGGCAGCGGCACCATCTGTCTCAACGGGGCCGCCGCCCGGCTGGTCCAACCCGGAGATACGGTGATTATCATCTCCTATGCCATGATGACAAAAGAAGAGGCAGAACACCACCGTCCCCGGGTGGCCATCATGGATGAAAACAACCAAGTGCAGGAAATGATCGGGGAAGAGACCCACGGCGTGACTATTTGA